A genomic window from Paenibacillus sp. FSL K6-0276 includes:
- a CDS encoding NAD/NADP transhydrogenase alpha subunit, producing the protein MKCISVYTDNFEVFSDIFDRVVESPLEENEEQEVEGITISHSGEVPEHYFERMSVKPEVVVMRDKARGLTILQHGKVFEILLPVSETA; encoded by the coding sequence ATGAAATGCATTTCTGTATACACAGATAATTTTGAAGTGTTCTCGGATATTTTTGACCGCGTAGTGGAAAGCCCGCTAGAAGAGAACGAAGAGCAAGAAGTAGAGGGTATCACGATCAGTCATTCCGGTGAAGTTCCTGAACATTATTTTGAGCGTATGTCAGTGAAACCAGAGGTTGTCGTAATGAGAGATAAAGCTCGTGGTTTGACTATTCTGCAACACGGAAAAGTATTCGAAATTCTGTTGCCTGTTTCGGAAACTGCATAA
- a CDS encoding dynamin family protein codes for MRAEQIRIQKETLNETASLLFQLRGLMHRWGDEGSERIYEDLQNKEGGNELTLAFCGHFSAGKSSMINLLCGSSVLPSGPVPTSANIVSIRSGAPRVLIYPRVEGSENEPAPIETTPERLQEYCRNGGDYSAIEVWNEIPLLGKHGVLLDTPGVDSTDDGHQAATRSALHLADVVFYVMDYNHVQSENNLAFAKNLSDWGKPLYLIVNQIDKHREQEISIEEYKRQLENAFEQWGIHCAGILFTSLKKKEHSLNHWDNLLSVITELLEHREQLLQYSLSRSIHHTADSSLTAFREDQQEERGTLLEELDGTDAETVTFELKSLEEEQARLEELPQLSRASLRSGLDTLLNNANLMPADVREASGSYMESVSPTFRLGFFSTAARREKEQSKRLAVWQGLLTREVSAQLEWHLIQLVRDWAESLGVWAEEAETTLKQGFPAMSQEWLAAAVKPGMGYSGEALLNFCRTLAADLKSQFRRAALLVSDELLAKLPPLMEERRAELQRREQALTRQARAVAALAALDRAADARAHELAALLPPRRPLTPGILPEVRVTPLAAAQSAATRETPPPQRAAAGSAAAVSWAAGTASPAGGRRRLSAAADALAAAAELLRREPAMASAARSLAARAEDLAGGRFTLALFGAFSAGKSSFANALLGEEVLPVSPHPATAAVNRILAPEGDFRHASAVVTMKTMADFWDDICHSFSVLQIGEPQRDTWTTVLASLPARGIHPSALPHAGFLRAAAAGWAEAEPLLGKVRTVDLEEYRSLVAEETRACFVQGIDLYYACPLTESGIVLVDTPGADSLHARHTGVTFNYMKNADAICFVTYYNHAFSKADRGLLAQLGRIKDSFALDKMFFIINASDLASGEDELEEVREHVAQNLRAGGLRSPRIYALSSLLALEGKTQRNYDLYEASRFNHFEQALSSFAGDELPKLSLNAAAESIASVRRRAEEWQNLASMAANEREAGLKELQERRQLAMKRLSLLEIEERPNRDLVHEGEELIYHVCQRISFSFTRNFQESFHPSLLREDAGNLKAIFSACGAELMRTTQRELEQELWATTLRLESTGRRLVHEVAETAASELLFSTQEFHLMEYEEEAWPSPNDLECQLHSVEWSTLWGHFKSPRYFFEGAGREQVKGVAEPLVKEAVNLAAAVQKKKLLAHYVECVVRELKSAAEHLQEGLAEQEKAMLDLLKGGESADHWGQLGHQLSLLEQSFVDILDKDL; via the coding sequence GTGAGAGCGGAACAGATTAGAATCCAGAAAGAGACATTAAATGAAACAGCATCGCTGCTTTTCCAGTTGCGAGGATTAATGCACCGCTGGGGTGATGAGGGATCTGAACGTATATATGAAGATTTACAAAATAAAGAGGGTGGGAATGAACTAACCCTTGCTTTTTGTGGACATTTTTCGGCAGGTAAATCTAGTATGATCAACCTTCTATGCGGCAGCTCAGTACTGCCATCCGGACCTGTGCCGACTAGTGCCAATATAGTTTCTATTCGCAGCGGGGCTCCACGAGTACTTATCTATCCTAGGGTTGAGGGAAGTGAAAATGAACCTGCTCCTATAGAGACAACACCAGAAAGATTACAGGAATACTGTCGAAATGGCGGAGATTATTCCGCCATTGAAGTATGGAATGAGATTCCACTGCTAGGCAAGCATGGTGTTCTATTGGATACGCCTGGGGTGGATTCTACGGATGATGGCCATCAGGCGGCGACTCGCTCAGCGCTGCATTTGGCTGATGTCGTATTCTATGTAATGGACTATAACCATGTACAGTCAGAGAATAATTTGGCTTTTGCCAAAAATCTTAGTGACTGGGGTAAACCGTTGTATCTCATTGTTAATCAGATCGACAAGCACCGGGAACAAGAAATTTCTATTGAGGAATATAAACGTCAACTTGAAAATGCTTTTGAACAATGGGGGATTCATTGTGCAGGAATTTTGTTCACCTCTCTCAAAAAGAAAGAGCATTCACTTAATCATTGGGATAATCTGCTCAGCGTTATAACCGAACTGTTGGAACATAGGGAACAACTTCTTCAATATAGCCTGTCTCGTTCCATCCACCATACAGCAGATTCTTCTTTAACTGCATTCCGTGAAGATCAGCAGGAGGAAAGAGGCACTCTCCTTGAAGAACTAGATGGTACAGATGCAGAGACTGTGACGTTTGAACTGAAATCACTGGAAGAAGAGCAGGCACGACTTGAGGAGTTGCCTCAGCTGTCGCGAGCGAGCTTGCGAAGTGGTCTCGACACCTTACTTAACAATGCTAATCTAATGCCTGCGGATGTACGAGAGGCATCGGGAAGCTATATGGAGAGTGTCAGCCCAACGTTTCGGTTAGGGTTTTTCTCTACGGCTGCTCGGCGGGAGAAGGAACAAAGTAAACGACTGGCAGTCTGGCAAGGACTGTTGACCCGAGAGGTTTCCGCCCAGCTGGAATGGCATTTGATTCAGCTGGTACGTGATTGGGCGGAGAGTCTCGGGGTGTGGGCAGAGGAGGCAGAGACGACTCTGAAGCAAGGCTTCCCGGCGATGAGCCAGGAGTGGCTGGCGGCTGCAGTTAAGCCGGGAATGGGCTATAGTGGCGAGGCGCTGCTCAATTTCTGCCGCACACTTGCGGCAGATTTGAAGAGCCAGTTCCGCCGCGCCGCGTTATTGGTGAGCGATGAGCTGTTAGCGAAGCTGCCACCGCTCATGGAGGAGCGGCGCGCGGAACTCCAGCGCCGCGAACAGGCCCTTACGCGGCAGGCGCGCGCCGTAGCCGCGCTAGCCGCCCTTGACCGCGCGGCGGACGCCCGCGCGCACGAGCTCGCGGCGCTGCTGCCGCCGCGCCGACCCCTCACCCCCGGCATCCTGCCGGAGGTGAGGGTAACCCCGCTTGCGGCTGCGCAGAGCGCCGCCACGCGGGAGACCCCGCCGCCGCAGCGCGCCGCGGCTGGAAGTGCCGCCGCCGTAAGCTGGGCGGCGGGCACGGCTTCGCCGGCGGGCGGACGCCGCCGGCTATCCGCAGCCGCTGACGCGCTGGCGGCTGCGGCAGAGCTGCTGCGCCGCGAGCCAGCGATGGCATCGGCGGCGCGGAGTCTGGCCGCACGGGCGGAGGATCTCGCCGGCGGCCGCTTTACCCTAGCGCTGTTCGGTGCGTTCAGCGCGGGTAAGTCCTCCTTCGCCAACGCTTTGCTCGGCGAAGAAGTGCTGCCCGTGTCTCCACATCCCGCCACGGCTGCGGTCAACCGCATATTGGCGCCGGAAGGAGACTTCCGCCATGCCAGCGCGGTTGTAACGATGAAGACTATGGCAGATTTCTGGGATGACATCTGCCATTCCTTCAGTGTGCTGCAGATTGGCGAACCTCAGCGGGATACGTGGACAACAGTACTTGCAAGCTTGCCTGCCCGGGGAATTCATCCGTCTGCGCTGCCGCATGCTGGATTTTTACGGGCAGCAGCGGCTGGTTGGGCTGAAGCCGAGCCCCTTTTAGGAAAGGTGCGAACCGTTGATTTAGAAGAATACCGAAGCCTTGTTGCGGAAGAGACCCGGGCCTGTTTCGTGCAGGGGATTGATTTGTACTATGCCTGTCCCTTGACTGAGAGCGGGATTGTACTTGTGGATACACCAGGAGCCGATTCACTGCATGCTCGTCATACCGGCGTAACCTTTAATTACATGAAAAATGCGGACGCGATATGCTTTGTTACCTATTACAACCACGCCTTTTCGAAAGCAGATAGAGGACTGCTTGCACAACTGGGCCGAATTAAAGATAGCTTTGCACTTGATAAAATGTTCTTTATTATCAATGCTTCCGATCTTGCTTCAGGAGAAGATGAACTGGAAGAAGTAAGAGAACATGTCGCTCAAAATTTACGTGCGGGTGGTTTACGCTCTCCGAGAATCTATGCGCTGTCCAGCTTGCTTGCTCTGGAAGGTAAAACTCAGCGTAATTATGATCTCTATGAGGCTTCCCGTTTCAATCATTTTGAGCAAGCCTTGTCCAGCTTCGCGGGAGATGAACTTCCTAAGCTTTCACTTAACGCAGCTGCAGAGAGTATCGCATCTGTTCGCCGCCGGGCGGAAGAGTGGCAGAATCTCGCTTCCATGGCGGCAAACGAGCGTGAAGCTGGATTAAAAGAACTGCAAGAACGTCGTCAGTTAGCCATGAAGCGGCTATCCCTTTTGGAGATAGAGGAACGTCCTAACAGGGATCTTGTTCATGAAGGTGAGGAGCTGATTTATCACGTCTGTCAGCGGATTAGCTTCTCTTTCACCAGGAATTTTCAAGAATCCTTCCACCCCTCATTACTGCGTGAGGATGCAGGGAATTTAAAAGCTATCTTCTCTGCCTGTGGTGCGGAGCTGATGCGTACCACTCAGCGTGAATTGGAGCAAGAGCTATGGGCGACAACACTGCGACTGGAGAGTACTGGGCGCAGACTTGTTCATGAAGTTGCTGAAACGGCTGCTTCTGAGCTGCTTTTCTCTACTCAGGAGTTCCATCTGATGGAGTATGAAGAGGAAGCTTGGCCTTCTCCTAATGATCTGGAATGCCAGCTTCACTCCGTGGAATGGTCAACCTTATGGGGACATTTCAAATCCCCTCGGTATTTCTTTGAAGGAGCTGGCCGGGAACAAGTCAAAGGTGTGGCGGAGCCTCTTGTGAAAGAAGCTGTTAATCTTGCGGCAGCAGTGCAGAAGAAAAAGTTGCTTGCACATTATGTCGAATGCGTCGTCAGAGAGCTGAAGTCTGCTGCAGAGCATTTGCAAGAGGGGTTAGCGGAGCAAGAGAAAGCGATGCTGGATCTCCTTAAAGGGGGTGAATCCGCAGATCATTGGGGTCAGTTAGGCCACCAATTATCCCTCTTGGAACAATCTTTCGTTGATATATTGGACAAAGATCTTTGA
- the nth gene encoding endonuclease III, producing the protein MKVAEVRHILDTIGDLFPDAHCELNHSNAFELTIAVLLSAQCTDATVNKVTEDLFQKYKAPIDYISVPLEELEGDIRRIGLYRNKAKHIQSLCSILIEQYGGEVPEAHDLLVTLPGVGRKTANVVVSNAFGVPAIAVDTHVERVAKRLALAGWKDSVLEVEKKLMKAVPRDEWTITHHRLIFFGRYHCKAQNPKCQVCPLLDVCREGKKRMKTAVVRKAKEHTSKS; encoded by the coding sequence ATGAAAGTTGCAGAGGTCCGCCACATTTTGGATACGATTGGAGACTTGTTCCCTGATGCACATTGCGAGCTCAATCACAGTAACGCTTTTGAATTAACGATAGCGGTGCTGTTATCAGCCCAATGTACGGATGCAACGGTGAACAAAGTGACCGAGGACCTGTTCCAAAAGTACAAAGCCCCCATCGATTATATTTCTGTACCGCTGGAGGAATTGGAGGGGGATATCCGGCGCATCGGCTTATATCGTAACAAAGCTAAGCATATCCAAAGCCTATGCTCTATACTCATAGAACAGTATGGTGGCGAGGTGCCTGAGGCTCATGACTTGCTTGTAACTTTACCCGGTGTAGGTCGTAAAACTGCAAACGTAGTAGTATCCAACGCTTTTGGAGTTCCTGCCATTGCAGTGGACACGCATGTGGAGAGGGTTGCTAAACGACTTGCATTAGCAGGCTGGAAAGATTCTGTGCTGGAAGTGGAAAAGAAGCTGATGAAGGCTGTGCCACGTGACGAATGGACGATCACGCATCACCGGCTTATCTTTTTCGGACGATATCACTGCAAGGCACAGAACCCAAAATGTCAAGTTTGTCCGCTCCTTGATGTATGTCGAGAGGGCAAAAAACGTATGAAAACAGCTGTTGTCAGGAAAGCTAAAGAGCATACGTCAAAAAGTTAG
- the purT gene encoding formate-dependent phosphoribosylglycinamide formyltransferase, with protein MWGAPFSAQSRKLLLLGSGELGKEVIIEAQRLGVETVAVDRYSDAPAMGVAHRSHVIDMLDAEALKTLIRSEKPDVIVPEIEAIATHALQELEEEGFFVVPTARAARLTMDREGIRRLAAEELGLPTADYRFADSLEELHQAVAELGTPCVIKPIMSSSGKGQSVCKRPEDAEECWNTALDGARAKGTRVIVEAFVTFESEITLLTVRSVSGTIFCPPIGHIQKDGDYVESWQPHFMKPELLDEAQSIAKAVTDQLGGFGIFGVELFLTDRGVLFSEVSPRPHDTGMVTMATQDLSQFAVHVRAILGFPVQSVQLLTPGASATLKADGEGRAFVVTGIGEALELPRTQVRVFGKPEVRPGRRMAVALSAAEDVEIARTVAKQAASMLKVEVYEDEQ; from the coding sequence ATGTGGGGAGCTCCTTTTTCAGCTCAAAGCCGCAAGCTGCTGCTGCTGGGCAGCGGGGAACTGGGTAAGGAAGTCATAATCGAAGCTCAACGTCTTGGCGTAGAGACTGTAGCTGTAGACCGTTATAGCGATGCACCAGCGATGGGTGTAGCTCATCGTTCACATGTTATTGATATGCTGGACGCAGAGGCGCTTAAAACGCTTATTCGCTCAGAGAAACCGGATGTTATTGTTCCGGAGATTGAAGCAATCGCCACTCATGCTCTTCAAGAGCTTGAAGAGGAAGGTTTCTTCGTTGTTCCGACCGCACGAGCGGCTCGTCTGACCATGGACAGAGAAGGCATTCGCCGACTTGCTGCTGAAGAACTTGGATTGCCAACAGCGGATTATCGTTTTGCAGATAGTCTGGAAGAACTGCATCAAGCCGTTGCAGAACTAGGCACTCCTTGTGTCATCAAGCCGATTATGAGTTCTTCCGGTAAAGGTCAAAGTGTTTGCAAAAGACCTGAGGATGCGGAAGAATGCTGGAACACTGCTTTGGATGGAGCGAGAGCCAAAGGAACTCGAGTTATCGTGGAGGCTTTCGTTACCTTTGAGAGCGAGATTACACTCTTGACGGTAAGGTCCGTGTCTGGCACGATATTTTGTCCACCTATTGGGCATATTCAGAAAGATGGGGATTATGTCGAATCATGGCAGCCTCACTTTATGAAGCCGGAACTTCTGGATGAAGCTCAGTCTATTGCTAAAGCAGTTACCGATCAGCTCGGAGGTTTCGGTATTTTTGGAGTGGAACTTTTCTTGACGGATCGAGGCGTATTGTTTAGTGAAGTGTCACCTAGACCTCATGATACGGGGATGGTGACGATGGCGACGCAGGATTTATCTCAATTTGCAGTGCATGTCAGAGCTATTCTTGGTTTTCCAGTCCAGTCAGTACAATTATTGACACCAGGTGCCTCAGCTACGTTGAAGGCTGATGGAGAAGGACGAGCTTTTGTTGTGACCGGAATTGGTGAAGCTTTGGAGTTACCTAGGACTCAGGTTCGGGTATTTGGTAAACCAGAAGTCCGTCCTGGGCGGCGGATGGCAGTGGCGTTAAGTGCGGCGGAAGATGTGGAAATCGCGCGGACGGTAGCCAAGCAGGCAGCGTCTATGCTAAAAGTGGAGGTATATGAGGATGAACAGTAG